The Mucilaginibacter rubeus genomic interval GTGGTGGTTTTCCTCCACCAGGCGGGGAGCCATGCCCACATGGTGGACAAACAACAAGTCAAACAATAACGAACAATGTAAAAAATCCTTGTTTACGCAGCATGGTCGATCAAACAATAGTTTCTGGCGTAAGCACTCAGATTAATAGTTTAATTAAAGGTGTATTTGGAGAGTCCACAACCATAAATCTTGCTTTTGAAGATGTCAATACTTTACCGAGTTATGCTGATGGCGCAACTTTACCTAATGATGGGATTGTTAATGGAGCTCTTGATGCGAGTATACAGCTTAACGTAAATTTGCTGCCTAATTATTCTCAAGAATATATAGCTCGGGTGATTATGCACGAAGCGCTACATGCTTATATGGATTCACAAGGAATTGTTGCAGATGAACAGCATGAAAGTATGATTATAAATTATGTATCAAAAATGGCATCCTCATTAAGAGTGATGTTCCCCAATTTAACCGAAGTTGATGCAAAAAACCTTTCTTTAGGGGGGCTACAGTTAACAGATTCGTTTCGGACTCAAATTCAAAATGATATGAAGTTATCAGGAGATTTCGCTGCTATTAATTCTGCTTATTCAGTAGGCTCTCTTGGTACCAGATGCCATTAAAATCAATTAATATCAACACAATGAAAAAAAACAATTATTGCATAAAGCTGATAATGATGATATCATTTTTGGCGCTCAATAATGTGCCGGGTTGGTGCATTGGCTATATTAAAAACGGCTCCCAATCTAATCTGCAATCAGATAGCGATGTTACAACAGGGAGGATATACCGCGCAATTTATAACACTTACAATAATCCTTATTATTGGAAGAAAAGCCTCAAGCCAACTTTTACGACACTAAAAATAGATGTCAGTAAAAAAGGGAGTATCACAGATATACGTTTTTCTGATAGTGCCGATAGTTTGTTTAAAGCTGAATTTGAACAAAATATTAAAAAATTCAGATCAATTGCAGATCAATGGGTGAAATCAAAATCATACAAAGGTATTTCTCTTTTGATTCCTGTTTATTATGAGACGAAGTATGAATTAAAGCCAACTGTTGGTTACGATGATGTGGAATTTGTGTTAAAATTTAACAAAAAAGCTTTCACTGGGAATACTGTCCTATTACGACCAGTCACAATCAGGGTACTTAATAACGGAAATAGTTAATTCAACCTCTTGCTCAAACCCGTAAGGTGAGGGTTTAGAAAAATAAAAAAGATATTATTCAAACACCAACCAGGTCTCCTGCCTCATCTATAGATGAAGGTTGCCAGGTATTAACAAAATCGGTTTTGGCTTCAAGCTCTTTAGGAAGCTTGGTAGCTATGGCATATTTGCTCTCCTTGGCATCATTAACACCGGCAATAAAGGCCCAGTTTCCCCAGTTGCTAGCCGGCGAGTAATCAATCAGTTTTTCTTCAAAATAAGCGGCGCCCTGGGTCCAGTCGGCCTTGAGGGTATTTACGAGGTAACCGGCTACCACCTGCCGGTTTTGATTGCTGATGAAGCCTGTAGCGTTAAGCTCGTGCATGGCGGCATCTATCAGCGGCACGCCTGTTTCTCCATTTTTCCATTTCTGGAGCAGTAGTTCAGCATCGGGTGCAAGGTCCTGCACTTCATCTTTGGCTTTGATGAATTTTTGTCCATGCTTTTTAAACATGAACCTGAAATAATCGCGCCAAAGCAATTCAAGCTTTAACAAGTTACCATTGCTGCCATACTTCTGAATTTCCCAGTAAACCTGGCGCGGTGATATACAACCTATAGAAAGCCAAGGAGAAAGTTTTGAAGAAAACTCGGTGCCATTACGGCCATTTTTTTGCTTTATAGCAATATCAAGTTGCGAAAAGTACTTATGCATTTGTACCAGCGCTGCAGTTTCACCACCCTGGAAATATTCGGCAGCACGGGGATCATCAACGGGTTCGGTTAAGCCTAACTGCTGTAAGGTCGGCAATTCACCCGCATCTGTAATTTCAGGAACGCTGATATGATCAGGAGTTGATACACATGAACGAACATTGCTATCGCGTTCCACTTTCTTTTTAAAAACCGCGAAGCTATCGGGGATATCTTTTATCGGGAAAGGAAGATCTTCCTTATGGTACATGGTATGGCCGATAAAATGTTTGAGGTTAAGCCTCATTTTCCACAGGGCTGCTTCAACCTCTTCAGAAATGTTGGTTTCTTCATAAGCCACTTCACGGTGATGGTAAACCTCATTTACGTGATATTCTTCGGCAAGCTGCGGGATCACATCTGAAGGGTTACCAATGCGGATCATAAGTTCGGCACCAAAGCCCTGTAAGTTTTTCCGGAGATCGGCAACGGCTTCCAATAAAAACCTTGCCCGGAAACTCCCTGTTTTTGGAGCGCCACTTGATGTTGGCTGAAAATAATAAGGATCGAAACAATAAACCGGCAGTACTTTATCAGCCTTGCGAACAGCTTCTAACAAAATTTCGTTATCGTGAATACGCAAGTCATTTCTAAACCAAACCAGAATAGTTCTATCACTCATAGTTAAACAGGGGGTTAACTGAATAATGCAGTATGCAAATTTGCAATTTATTTGCGTTTTATGCACATTTTGCCACAACATTATGACACCATCCAAACATTTAATTATTTTATTAAACTAAGTAAAAAGCTTTTAGCCAACTAAAATAATTACAACCCGGGGTGTATAATTGTGTAAATATACGTAATTGCATGCAACTAAGTTATATCACGTAACCCGATGGCCGCCACCCATCAACCGTTAAATGAGCCCTGTCTTATTGATCGGATTTGATCTTAGCCCGGATAACAGAATCTTTTTGGGCAGGGGTAAGCTTGTAATTGAATTGAAACAGCGCACCTTCAAAATCGCCGTACGAAGGGTTGGGAATAACAATATACCTGCTGCCAAACTCGTTTTGCAATCTTTGTGTAGTTGTTATCCTGTTATCCTCCGCCGGATGATTATCATACAGCATATCGAAATCGGGCAGGTTGTCGCCGCAGAGCAGCAGGATTTGATGTGTTTTTAAAACATTAAGCCTTCGTGCCTCCTTGCTTGAAGACGAGGTTTTGAGAAGCAAATGCTCATCGTCGGCAAAAGGCAAGCTGTACAGTTGTAAATTTTTTAAAGTACTCGCCCGCTCGTTTTCGTTACGGTTGGTGATGTAAAATATAGTGATACCTTTTGATGCCGCGTATTTGAAAAAGGCGGGTGCACCAGGTACGGTATCGGCTATGGCTTTATCTGTCCACTGTTTCCAGGTGGCGTCGCTGTAATCTAAATTTTGCAGGGCGCGGTGTGCGTCGTAAGGACTGTTATCCAGTAAGGTTTCGTCAATGTCGGTAACAATGGCCAGCGGTTTATCGCCGGGATTTTTAATGCCCTCGTCAACCCTAAACTTAGCTATATTATAGGCCTGGAAGCACAATGCCTTATACTCTGCCGCTCGTTGCTGCCATAATGAAGCCCAGATTTTACCGTCATTAGTGATACCGGTATTTGAACTGGCAGTTTTTTTAACTGATGAGCAGGCGCTGAATAATAACAGGCCTGAAAGTAGATAGCTATAGCTTTTTTTCATGATGGTTGATTAAAGGGGGATGTCAGTCTGAGCCTGTCGAAGACCGGTGCGAAGGGGCTTATCCACCATGCTTCGACAAGCTCAGCATAACATGCCTCTTTATAACAACTCCGGTTTTATTTTATCCTTAAACTCTTTGGCAAATTTATTGAGTTTTGGCTGGATAACAAACGCGCAGTACGACTTGTTAGGATTATCGTTAAAATAGTTCTGATGATAATCTTCGGCGCTGTAAAACTCACTTGCCGGGGTTATTTCGGTAACAATAGGATCGTCAAAAACGTGCTCGTTGGTAAGCGTTTTGATCATTGCCTCTGAAGCCTGTTTTTGCTCATCATTGTAATAGAAAATAGCCGAACGATATTGTGTGCCCACATCATTACCCTGACGGTTTAGCGTTGTTGGGTTATGGGTTTTAAAGAAAACCAGCAACAGTTCATCAAATGAAATCACATCGGCATCATATTCCAGGTGGATCACTTCGGCGTGGCCGGTAGCGCCTGTGCAAACCTGCTCATAAGTTGGGTTTATAACCTTACCACCCATATAGCCTGAAGTTACTGATGTTACACCTTTAAGCGATTGGAAAACGGCTTCGGTGCACCAAAAGCAACCGTTGCCGAAAGTTATTTTTTGAATGTTCATATATCCCGTTTAGTCAAAAGTAATGCCTGTTTAAACGGTTAGGTATGAGGGGATTTGAATATGTCAATTAAATTACTAAACTTAGTGTTTAACCTTATATTAAACCTATTAATTATGAAAATTGCAGTGTTAATTGCCCGTCTTTTGTTGGGCCTCATCTTCGTGGTGTTTGGTTTAAACTTCTTTTTCCAGTTCCTGCATATGGCCCAGCCGCCTATGACAGATAAAGCACAGGCTTTTAGCGGCGGATTGTTTGGTTCGGGCTATTTTTTTCAGTACATGAAGGTAATAGAAATAACAAGCGGTTTTTTCCTGCTCATTAATCGCTTTACCGCGTTATTTGTATTGGTGCTACTGCCTATTTCGCTTAATATTTTCCTGTTTCATGCCATTTTGGCACCGGCGGGTGTTCCCGTTGGATCTGCCGTTATAATTTTACAGGTATTTCTGTTGTTTGCCTATCGTAAATATTATACCAGCATTTTTACCGCAACGCCAGTGGTATAACCAACTATCAGATTAACTGAGGTTTGCTGTTAAGCAAAATCATGTCATTGCGAGCGAAGCGTGGCAACCGCACGGGAGCAGGGCCGCTCTGTATAGCATGCGATTGCTTCGTCGTTCCTCCTCGCAATGACATGATTTAAGTTTTTAACTCCTCACACCATCTCCCGCTCAAAAATTTCCTGGATCATGCCCACCTGCTCTGCGTAGATAGACTTTTTGCGTGTGCCGAAATACAATGTGTTTTCTATCTTATTATATCCTTCCCAAAGCAATTTGATGTTGCCGCTGTCGCGTTCCTTTTTGGAGAGAAAGTCCGGGATTACCGCTATCCCTTTACCATCGCTCAGGCAGCGGATAATGGAGCCCATATTAGGTACAATAAAATTGGGCTTAAAATCGGGGCGTTTACCAAAGTTAATATGCCAAAAGCGCCGCAGGTGCTCCATATCGCCCGATGAACCGTACCAGGTTTGAGCCTTGAGCCAGGTTTGGATCTGGTTAAGGTTTTTAGTCTTCAGCAGTTCGTTAAACTCTTCGGTTGGGGTTTGTGCCCCGGCCAGCACTACTATCCGCTCTTTAAAAAACGGTTTATACTCCAGGCCTTTATAGTCGCCTTTATGAGGCGTTACAATCATGTCGAGGATACCGCCGTCCAGATCGGCCAGCATTTCGGGGTATTCGCCAAATTTGATGATCACATTAAAAGGCAGCGTAGGCAGATATGATTCGAGCGTAAACTGAAAAGTTTCAAAGCACATTCCTATACTTATGGTGGGCACATCCTTTTCGGTGCTTTTATGGAAATGCCGCTCGGCTTCTTCCAGTTTGCTGATAGACTCCTGGATGTAATTATACAGGATCTTGCCCCGCTCGGTAGATACCATTTTGCGCGAAGTGCGATCAAACAGTTTATAGCCTACATAGCTCTCCAATGAGCTTAGATGCAGGCTCACCCCCGGCTGGGAGATAAACAAGGCTTCGGCCGCCCCGGTTAGCGAACCGGTTTCATATATCGCCTTAAACGTGCGGAACCATTCAAAATTAACCATAGTCAATCTATTATAATTATAATACAAAAGTATAAATTATACTATTTTAATAGTAGATGATCGGGCCGTAATTTTGACAAAAATTAAAACACGAAAATAAATGAAGAACATATTTGTAATAAACGGCGGACAGATCTTCGGGCACTCCGGCGGAAAGTTTAACAAAACATTATTAGATACCACAGTACAATATTTTACTGAACATCCTGATTTTGAAGTACGCTCAACCGATGTTAATCATGCGTACGATGCTATGCAGGAAGCCGAAAACTATAAATGGGCCGATATTATTATTTACCATACCCCAGTTTGGTGGTTCCAGGTACCGCATGCTTTAAAAAAATATATAGACGAGGTTTTCACTGCCGGTTACCAAAACGGTATTTACCGCAGCGATGGCCGCACAGCCGAAAACCCAGGTATTAACTACGGTACGGGAGGGTTGATGCACGGCAAAAAGTATATGCTTACCACCTCGTGGAATGCTCCGGTTACAGCTTTCACGCTGCCTGGTGAATTTTTTAATGAGCACAGCGTTGATGAAGGCCCAATGTTTGGTTTTCACCGTATGAACGCCTTTACCGGCATGCAGCAATTAGACAGTATCCACTTTTATGATGTAATGAAAAACGCTAATATTGAGGAGAACCTGCAACGCTACCAGGAGCATTTAAATAATCTATTTACTCAAAACAACCCAAACCATGAAAATTTACTTAACAGCCTTAGTGAAGTGTAAGGCCGGCACTACCGCCCAAATGAAAGAGTTTTTGGATAAGCTGGTAGCAGCATCCCGCCAGGAAGAAGCTTGTTTGCAATACGAGCTGTATCAATCAACAACAGATGAAACCCAGTTTATTTTTCACGAAACCTGGGCCAGTCAGGAAGGGCTTGATGAGCATGTTAAACGCGAACATTTTCAGTTATTCAGCCAACAAATAACTGATGTTATAGATGGCCCGCTGGCGGTATATAAAACCAATAGGGTTCATTAAAGACACTTATTAACAAAAACGGCCTCGATGAAAATCGGGGCCGTTTTGTTATTTAGATATGGATTGAAGGCGCTGTAGGCACTACCACCAACCGCAAGAAATGAAAATTCAAGACGATTGTGTTATATTCCTTTGGTTTTTGGCTATTATTTATAATTTAGTGTCGAAAATACAATTAATCCAAACTGATATTATGTCATCAATAAAATCCCATGGTGCTAAGGTTTACCTGCGCGCGTGCCTGCTTGCTATGCTGATGCTGGCCGCCCTGAAGCCTTTTGCCCAAACCCGGCAGAAACTCGATTTTGATAAAAGCTGGCGCTTTAATCTCGGCGCTGTTGAAAACGGCGAAAAAACAACGCTTGACGATAGTAAATGGCGCACGTTAAACCTCCCGCATGACTGGAGCATTGAAGGTACGTTTTCAAAGGATAACCCCGCCACGCCCGAAGGTGGTGCTTTGCCCGGTGGTATAGGCTGGTACCGTAAAACATTTACCGTGCCGGCTTCATCAAAAGGTAAACTGGTTTATATTGATTTTGATGGCGTATATCAAAAAAGTGATGTTTGGATCAATGGCCATCACTTAGGTTTTAGGCCAAACGGGTATATTTCGTTCAGGTATGAACTTACGCCTTACTTAAATTTCGGGGGTAACAATGTTATTGCTGTTAAGGTTGATAACTCGGTACAGCCAAACTCACGATGGTATTCGGGATCGGGGATTTATCGTAATGTGTGGCTGGTTACCACTAATAAAACCGCTATTGATCATTGGGGCACTTATGTAACCACAACTGATGTTAGCAGTGCTTCTGCCAAAGTAAATGTGCAGGTGCAATTACATAATTACCAAACGAAACCCGGACTACAGATAAGTACCAAACTTTATGATGCTGCCGGTAAGCCGGTATCATTAGGTGGCGATGCTTTATCTTCCGCACAAAGTAAAGACACATCATTAACAATAACTAATACACTTACTGTTAAAAATCCGGTGCTTTGGTCGGTAGAACGTCCTTATCTGTACAAAGCCGTTACCCAGTTGATTGAAGGCAAAGCGGTATTGGATGAATACACCACTACTGTAGGTATCCGCTATTTTAACTTCGACGCGGATAAAGGTTTCAGCCTGAATGGCAAACCGATGAAGATCCTGGGTGTATGTGATCACCACGATCTGGGCAGTCTTGGTGCTGCTTTGAACAACCGTGCACTTGAGCGTCAGTTACAAATGCTGAAAGCTATGGGTTGCAACGGCATCCGTACATCGCACAATCCTCCGGCACCCGAACTGCTTGACCTTTGTGATAAAATGGGCTTTATTGTCATGGATGAAGCATTTGATTGCTGGGAGTGGAAAAAAGCTACTTACGATTATCACCTGTTTTTTAAAGAATGGCATAAACGTGATTTGGAAGATCAGATCAAACGCGACCGTAATCACCCCAGCGTTATGATCTGGAGTATCGGAAACGAGATCCCTCAGCAAGCAGATAGCAGCGCGTTACGTATCGCTCCGGAGCTGGCGGCCATTGTTCACAGTTTGGATAAAACCCGTCCGCTTACTACGGCAAATGACCGTCCGGATACTACCAACAAGATAGTTAAGTCCGGTGCTATCGACCTGGTTGGCTATAATTATCACGAATTTGATTATGCCAAATTTCACGACCGTTACCCAGGTAAAAAGTTTATAGCCACCGAAACTACCTCAGGCTTAGAAACAAGGGGATATTATGAAATGCCATCAGACAGTATCCGTGTTTGGCCTACCAGCTGGGATAAGCCTTTTGTAAGAGAGGGTAACAATGTTTCGGCATATGACAACACCCGGCCACCTTGGGGCTCAACGCATGAAATGACCTGGAAGGTCATGAAAAAGTATGATTTCCTTTCGGGAATGTACATCTGGACAGGCTTTGATTACCTTGGCGAACCAACTCCGTATTCATGGCCGTCGCGCAGTTCATACTTTGGTATTATTGATCTGGCAGGTTTCCCTAAGGATGTTTACTACATGTATCAAAGCGAGTGGACAAAGAAACCTGTACTGCATATTTTCCCGCACTGGAACTGGGAGCCGGGTAAAATGATCGATATCTGGGCATATTACAACAATGCCGATGAAGTTGAGCTTTACCTGAACGGTAAATCAGTAGGAATCCAAAAGAAAACCGGCGACGACCTGCACGTAATGTGGCGTGTGAAATTTGAACCGGGAACGCTTAAGGCTGTATCACGTAAAAACGGCAAAACAGTTTTAATGCGCGAAATTCATACCGCCGGCGCTCCTGCTAAAATTGAACTGATTGCAGATCGTTCACAAATTAAAGCCGATGGTAAGGACCTGTCATTTGTTACCGTGAAAATATTAGATAAAGACGGTAATGTTGTGCCCGATGCCAATAATAAAGTAAACTTTAAAATCAATGGCGAAGGCTTTATAGCAAGCGTTGATAACGGCGATCCTGTTAGCCATGATCCGTTCAAGGCAGATTATCGCAAGGCGTTCCATGGTCTTGCACTTGCTATTGTTCAGGCTAAAGAAAAAGCCGGTACGATAACTTTAACTGCATCGGCTGATGGTTTACAAAGTAAAACGTTGGTGTTGACGGCTAAATAGTATAATAAGCAGCATAATAAGAAGCGTCATTGCGAGGAACGAAGCAATCCCCGATTAGCAGGTCCACCCTGTAAAGTTTAGGATTGCTTCGTTCCTCGCAATGACGTTTTTTATTTACGAAGTTTTTGAAACTTCGTAAGTCTCGGCTCTATAATATGCTTCGACGATAATTTAGTCTTAAACCTTTTTAAAACCCATGATCCTGAAGTTGCTCACCAATACTTTTGATCCGTTTTTGTATTGCATTGGAGCACTTATATATAGGTTTTTTGCTGTTGTGGGCATAAAGGCCATGGTATCTGCCAGTTTGGTTTGATCAAGATAAACCACCATCCTGTCGCCATCAACCACTAATGAAACGTGCATTTTGCGGTTGGTAAACGTGGTTAAATCAAAGGTGCTGTTGAGGTATTTACTCAGGAACTCGCTGTTTATAGATACATCATCATTGTTATAATATTTAAGGGCAACGTAAGCGCCGCCACTGCTGATATAATCTCGAACGCTGTTATCGGTTACAAAACCAAAATTTACCGGGTAGATATCGCTTATTTTATCTGCAGCCGCAAGGATATCAAATTCAACAGTGAAGTGTTTTGGATAAAAAAGCTGTTTGGTGAATTTGTAGGTAGCGTTATCTGCAAGGGCCAGCCATTTGCCGCTTTCCCCGCCAACAGAAACTATGGTGGCAGATCCATTGGTTTTAAACGTTTTGGCCGACGAGCCTACCGGGATGTTTGAAAAATCTTCGGAAAATAATACGGTATCACCCGAAACAAAATCAAATCCCGAATTAATGATTACCTTATTGCTTTTAGGTGCGCCGGAAGTTGATGATGATGAGGAGGAAGAAGATGATGGTGATGAGGTTTTTTTATCAAAAGCATCGCTGGCTTTTTGGGCGGCTTTGTCTTTTGCTTTTTGCAGTAAGCTTCCAAATTGTGCATTGGCATTAAAGCCCGTGACTAAACCAGCTATGGTTAATAAGCTGAGCAGGAGTTGTTTGTGTTTCATATAGATATAGTGTTTAAGTTTCAATTGCAATAAACAAAGAATAAAGTAAACTGTTTGTTAATTTTATTCATAATTGTTATACAATAGTTAATATATCTATTGTTGAGCGCAATGCGTAATTTAAGAGGGGCTCAATCTTAGTCATGAAGCCGGAGCCCATCCAGTGCTTTATCAACTTTCTTGCTTTCGCCATATACAACAATTCCAACCAGATCAAGATCTGCATCGGTGTGGCTGGCTATTTCCGAGAGATTGTCCGTTTCGGTTTTTGTTGCGAACAATCCCTGGGTATAAATGCCGATGTGAAGCCCTCTTTCTTTAGCCCGGTTAAAGGCCCGCTGTAGCTGAGCGCCGGTGTCTGCCTTATAAACAAGCACCGGGTATTTCATAAAGGGCATATAATTATTCCCCGAAGCTGTGATGAGTTCGGCACCATGTGTGTCGGGATGGGCAATTGCAACTGAGCTGGCTAAAAATGCAGTAACGTTAAGCTTTTGCCACGTTGCCAGCTGGTCTTTAATTACAATAGCTATTTTTACCTGGTTCATATTGTTTAAACGGCAATTATTTTAGCTTAAGTTCCATTTGAATATTGGCACGTTCGTAAGGTGATGGCCTACCCGCTACTTTAACAAAGCCCAGTTTATGATAAAGGCTGATAGCCGGTTTTAAAATAGTATTACTTTCCAGGTAAAGCTTGTGGCCACCAAGAGCTTTTGCTTTTTCAATAATAGCCTGCCCTAATAAAAAGCCTATGTTTTTTCCCTGGGCTTTTGGCGATACGGCCATTTTAGCGAGCTCAAAATCGTAATCCGGATCGTCCATCTTTAACAATGCACATACACCAACAGGCTCATCATTGTAAAGGGCAACCAGTATAAGGCCTCCATTATTGATAATATAGCTGTCGGCATTGTCGAGGGCTTTATAATCGGCTTCTTCC includes:
- a CDS encoding 5'-nucleotidase, lipoprotein e(P4) family, whose protein sequence is MKKSYSYLLSGLLLFSACSSVKKTASSNTGITNDGKIWASLWQQRAAEYKALCFQAYNIAKFRVDEGIKNPGDKPLAIVTDIDETLLDNSPYDAHRALQNLDYSDATWKQWTDKAIADTVPGAPAFFKYAASKGITIFYITNRNENERASTLKNLQLYSLPFADDEHLLLKTSSSSKEARRLNVLKTHQILLLCGDNLPDFDMLYDNHPAEDNRITTTQRLQNEFGSRYIVIPNPSYGDFEGALFQFNYKLTPAQKDSVIRAKIKSDQ
- a CDS encoding LysR family transcriptional regulator gives rise to the protein MVNFEWFRTFKAIYETGSLTGAAEALFISQPGVSLHLSSLESYVGYKLFDRTSRKMVSTERGKILYNYIQESISKLEEAERHFHKSTEKDVPTISIGMCFETFQFTLESYLPTLPFNVIIKFGEYPEMLADLDGGILDMIVTPHKGDYKGLEYKPFFKERIVVLAGAQTPTEEFNELLKTKNLNQIQTWLKAQTWYGSSGDMEHLRRFWHINFGKRPDFKPNFIVPNMGSIIRCLSDGKGIAVIPDFLSKKERDSGNIKLLWEGYNKIENTLYFGTRKKSIYAEQVGMIQEIFEREMV
- the galB gene encoding beta-galactosidase GalB — protein: MSSIKSHGAKVYLRACLLAMLMLAALKPFAQTRQKLDFDKSWRFNLGAVENGEKTTLDDSKWRTLNLPHDWSIEGTFSKDNPATPEGGALPGGIGWYRKTFTVPASSKGKLVYIDFDGVYQKSDVWINGHHLGFRPNGYISFRYELTPYLNFGGNNVIAVKVDNSVQPNSRWYSGSGIYRNVWLVTTNKTAIDHWGTYVTTTDVSSASAKVNVQVQLHNYQTKPGLQISTKLYDAAGKPVSLGGDALSSAQSKDTSLTITNTLTVKNPVLWSVERPYLYKAVTQLIEGKAVLDEYTTTVGIRYFNFDADKGFSLNGKPMKILGVCDHHDLGSLGAALNNRALERQLQMLKAMGCNGIRTSHNPPAPELLDLCDKMGFIVMDEAFDCWEWKKATYDYHLFFKEWHKRDLEDQIKRDRNHPSVMIWSIGNEIPQQADSSALRIAPELAAIVHSLDKTRPLTTANDRPDTTNKIVKSGAIDLVGYNYHEFDYAKFHDRYPGKKFIATETTSGLETRGYYEMPSDSIRVWPTSWDKPFVREGNNVSAYDNTRPPWGSTHEMTWKVMKKYDFLSGMYIWTGFDYLGEPTPYSWPSRSSYFGIIDLAGFPKDVYYMYQSEWTKKPVLHIFPHWNWEPGKMIDIWAYYNNADEVELYLNGKSVGIQKKTGDDLHVMWRVKFEPGTLKAVSRKNGKTVLMREIHTAGAPAKIELIADRSQIKADGKDLSFVTVKILDKDGNVVPDANNKVNFKINGEGFIASVDNGDPVSHDPFKADYRKAFHGLALAIVQAKEKAGTITLTASADGLQSKTLVLTAK
- the msrA gene encoding peptide-methionine (S)-S-oxide reductase MsrA codes for the protein MNIQKITFGNGCFWCTEAVFQSLKGVTSVTSGYMGGKVINPTYEQVCTGATGHAEVIHLEYDADVISFDELLLVFFKTHNPTTLNRQGNDVGTQYRSAIFYYNDEQKQASEAMIKTLTNEHVFDDPIVTEITPASEFYSAEDYHQNYFNDNPNKSYCAFVIQPKLNKFAKEFKDKIKPELL
- a CDS encoding DASH family cryptochrome, with product MSDRTILVWFRNDLRIHDNEILLEAVRKADKVLPVYCFDPYYFQPTSSGAPKTGSFRARFLLEAVADLRKNLQGFGAELMIRIGNPSDVIPQLAEEYHVNEVYHHREVAYEETNISEEVEAALWKMRLNLKHFIGHTMYHKEDLPFPIKDIPDSFAVFKKKVERDSNVRSCVSTPDHISVPEITDAGELPTLQQLGLTEPVDDPRAAEYFQGGETAALVQMHKYFSQLDIAIKQKNGRNGTEFSSKLSPWLSIGCISPRQVYWEIQKYGSNGNLLKLELLWRDYFRFMFKKHGQKFIKAKDEVQDLAPDAELLLQKWKNGETGVPLIDAAMHELNATGFISNQNRQVVAGYLVNTLKADWTQGAAYFEEKLIDYSPASNWGNWAFIAGVNDAKESKYAIATKLPKELEAKTDFVNTWQPSSIDEAGDLVGV
- a CDS encoding DoxX family membrane protein codes for the protein MKIAVLIARLLLGLIFVVFGLNFFFQFLHMAQPPMTDKAQAFSGGLFGSGYFFQYMKVIEITSGFFLLINRFTALFVLVLLPISLNIFLFHAILAPAGVPVGSAVIILQVFLLFAYRKYYTSIFTATPVV
- a CDS encoding putative quinol monooxygenase — protein: MKIYLTALVKCKAGTTAQMKEFLDKLVAASRQEEACLQYELYQSTTDETQFIFHETWASQEGLDEHVKREHFQLFSQQITDVIDGPLAVYKTNRVH
- a CDS encoding DUF2000 domain-containing protein; this translates as MNQVKIAIVIKDQLATWQKLNVTAFLASSVAIAHPDTHGAELITASGNNYMPFMKYPVLVYKADTGAQLQRAFNRAKERGLHIGIYTQGLFATKTETDNLSEIASHTDADLDLVGIVVYGESKKVDKALDGLRLHD
- a CDS encoding NAD(P)H-dependent oxidoreductase, encoding MKNIFVINGGQIFGHSGGKFNKTLLDTTVQYFTEHPDFEVRSTDVNHAYDAMQEAENYKWADIIIYHTPVWWFQVPHALKKYIDEVFTAGYQNGIYRSDGRTAENPGINYGTGGLMHGKKYMLTTSWNAPVTAFTLPGEFFNEHSVDEGPMFGFHRMNAFTGMQQLDSIHFYDVMKNANIEENLQRYQEHLNNLFTQNNPNHENLLNSLSEV